The Thomasclavelia ramosa DSM 1402 genome includes a region encoding these proteins:
- a CDS encoding response regulator transcription factor, which yields MAEILIIEDEVKLRQELEVYLNNNGYLTKVIESFENTLEQMNQFDGDLILLDINLPNVNGQFLCKEYRKNSSKPIIIVTSRNNEMDELMCINYGADDFVTKPYNPLILLARIEAVLKRTQPTSDVLISYEKIKLDVSKSSIIDKNKVIELSKNELKIFYFLLLHRGKIKSREELMAYLWDSDMFVDDNTLTVNINRLRKKLEDIGLNDVIHTRRGQGYIIL from the coding sequence ATGGCAGAAATATTGATTATTGAAGACGAAGTTAAATTGCGCCAAGAACTGGAAGTATATTTAAATAATAATGGATATTTGACTAAAGTAATTGAGTCTTTTGAAAATACTTTAGAACAAATGAATCAGTTTGATGGGGATTTAATTTTATTGGATATTAATCTTCCCAATGTAAATGGACAGTTTTTATGCAAAGAATATCGTAAGAATTCAAGTAAACCAATTATTATTGTAACTAGTCGCAACAATGAGATGGATGAATTGATGTGTATTAATTATGGTGCTGATGATTTTGTCACGAAACCGTATAATCCATTAATTTTATTGGCCCGAATCGAAGCGGTCTTAAAACGAACACAGCCTACAAGTGATGTTTTGATTAGTTATGAAAAGATAAAATTAGATGTATCTAAAAGTAGTATTATTGATAAAAATAAAGTGATTGAATTATCAAAAAATGAGTTAAAAATATTTTACTTTTTATTACTGCACCGTGGGAAAATTAAATCTCGAGAAGAATTAATGGCATATTTATGGGATAGTGATATGTTTGTGGATGATAATACATTGACTGTTAATATTAATCGCTTACGTAAAAAGTTAGAGGATATTGGTTTAAATGATGTAATTCATACTAGACGTGGTCAGGGGTATATCATTTTATGA